In a genomic window of Gloeocapsopsis dulcis:
- a CDS encoding DUF4335 domain-containing protein: MAPHSPLSRWAGRTVATQLQFHLHLDDPRLPEQRIHLTGDREQLEALQQAVTTYVQELLNQSPAQFNAQLAQTTATESTTGADSVVIAPANSIDSSPFSLQQIFLKSSRGLSHALCLGSLATPVTGPVVQLSVLQLFDLATALDEYEADIVALPSLNRRSRVSATPPAWATIAAGLTLAVGVFAVLQQLNRPAQQQITSNQITEDPQQVAAQPSPLPPLSSLDTLPPPPPEGSPVPVPATPLPAIPVPNAVPPTPAVTAPQPGSQQASPPTGASDAPAIAVPSPLAQLNTPNPRSQATIQAQPTAAPQSASPAPAAPQQQAANNTTTAAVRSPSAPPAPSEPTSLDNISQVGEARQFFQRRWEPTAAVRQPLEYSLVLDVDGTIQRIEPLNQAARDQIDRTGMPLIGEPFVSPISDGKVARIRVVLTPDGKVQTFLEDREAPQVSRDPRENAP, from the coding sequence GTGGCTCCTCACTCGCCATTATCACGCTGGGCTGGGCGTACAGTAGCGACACAGTTACAATTTCATCTACATCTTGACGATCCACGGCTACCAGAACAACGAATTCATCTCACCGGCGATCGCGAACAACTTGAAGCTTTACAGCAAGCCGTGACAACTTATGTCCAAGAGCTACTCAACCAATCTCCAGCACAATTTAATGCTCAGCTAGCTCAGACAACTGCTACTGAGTCTACGACTGGGGCTGATTCTGTTGTAATTGCGCCAGCAAATTCTATTGATTCATCGCCTTTTAGCTTACAACAAATTTTTCTCAAATCCAGTAGAGGATTGTCTCACGCGCTGTGTTTAGGTTCTCTAGCAACTCCTGTCACAGGACCTGTAGTGCAGTTGAGCGTATTGCAGCTGTTTGATTTAGCAACTGCTTTAGATGAATACGAAGCTGATATCGTTGCCCTACCAAGTCTCAACCGCCGTTCTAGAGTCAGTGCCACTCCGCCTGCATGGGCTACGATTGCCGCAGGATTGACACTTGCTGTAGGTGTATTTGCTGTACTACAGCAGCTCAATCGTCCTGCTCAACAGCAAATCACCAGTAATCAAATCACTGAAGATCCGCAGCAGGTTGCAGCTCAGCCTTCACCGCTACCACCCTTGTCATCATTAGATACATTACCACCTCCCCCACCTGAAGGTTCTCCTGTACCCGTGCCTGCCACTCCACTACCTGCAATTCCTGTACCAAACGCCGTTCCACCCACTCCTGCCGTAACAGCACCACAACCAGGTTCGCAGCAAGCATCACCGCCAACAGGTGCCTCAGATGCTCCAGCGATCGCAGTACCGAGTCCTTTAGCGCAACTCAATACTCCTAATCCTCGTTCTCAAGCAACAATTCAAGCCCAACCCACAGCAGCACCACAGTCAGCTAGTCCAGCACCCGCAGCACCACAGCAACAAGCTGCGAACAACACGACTACTGCCGCAGTGCGATCGCCTAGTGCTCCTCCAGCGCCCAGTGAACCTACATCACTAGACAATATTAGCCAGGTAGGAGAAGCTAGACAATTTTTTCAGCGTCGCTGGGAACCTACAGCCGCTGTCAGACAACCCTTAGAATATAGTTTGGTTTTGGACGTTGATGGAACAATTCAACGTATAGAACCTTTAAATCAAGCTGCGAGAGACCAAATTGACCGCACTGGAATGCCTTTGATTGGCGAACCTTTTGTATCTCCTATCAGTGATGGCAAGGTTGCTAGAATTCGAGTTGTTTTGACGCCTGACGGCAAAGTTCAAACTTTTTTGGAAGATCGTGAAGCCCCGCAAGTTTCGCGAGATCCTCGTGAGAACGCACCATAG
- a CDS encoding GuaB3 family IMP dehydrogenase-related protein — protein sequence MDIQIGRGKMARRAYGIDEIALVPGQRTLDPSLADTHWQIGSIKREIPIIASAMDGVVDVRMAVLLSQLGALGVLNLEGIQTRYADPNPILDKIAAVGSHEFVPLMQELYAEPVKPELIEQRIQEIKQQGGIAAVSATPVGASKYGETVAKAGADLFFVQATVVSTAHLSPESMANLDLAEFCRQMPMPVVLGNCVTYEVTLNLMKAGAAGVLIGIGPGAACTSRGVLGVGIPQATAIADCAAARDDYYQETGNYVPVIADGGLITGGDICKCIACGADGVMIGSPFARCAEAPGRGFHWGMATPSPVLPRGTRIRVGTTGSLEQILRGPAQLDDGTHNFLGALKTSMGTLGAKDLKEMQQVEVVIAPSLLTEGKVYQKAQQLGMGK from the coding sequence GTGGATATTCAGATTGGGCGTGGGAAAATGGCTCGCCGAGCCTATGGGATTGATGAAATTGCGCTCGTTCCTGGACAGCGCACGCTAGACCCAAGTTTAGCAGATACACACTGGCAAATTGGCAGTATCAAGCGCGAAATTCCGATTATTGCCAGCGCTATGGACGGAGTTGTCGATGTCCGTATGGCAGTACTGTTATCACAATTAGGCGCATTGGGTGTTTTGAATTTGGAAGGCATTCAAACTCGTTATGCTGACCCAAATCCTATTTTAGACAAAATTGCTGCAGTAGGTTCGCATGAATTTGTGCCACTGATGCAAGAACTCTATGCTGAGCCTGTTAAGCCTGAACTCATTGAGCAACGCATTCAGGAAATCAAACAGCAAGGGGGTATTGCTGCTGTCAGTGCTACTCCAGTAGGTGCTAGTAAGTATGGTGAAACTGTCGCTAAAGCAGGCGCTGATTTATTTTTTGTCCAAGCAACGGTAGTTTCTACGGCTCATTTATCACCTGAATCAATGGCTAATTTAGACTTAGCTGAATTTTGCCGTCAGATGCCCATGCCAGTAGTTTTAGGAAATTGCGTGACCTATGAAGTTACCCTAAATCTCATGAAGGCTGGTGCTGCAGGAGTTTTGATTGGTATTGGACCTGGAGCTGCCTGTACATCGCGGGGTGTATTGGGTGTGGGAATACCACAAGCAACTGCGATCGCTGACTGTGCTGCTGCCCGCGATGACTATTATCAAGAAACTGGTAACTATGTTCCAGTTATTGCAGATGGCGGTCTAATTACGGGGGGTGACATTTGTAAGTGTATCGCCTGCGGTGCTGATGGTGTGATGATTGGTTCTCCTTTTGCTCGCTGTGCAGAAGCTCCTGGACGTGGCTTTCATTGGGGTATGGCAACACCTAGCCCTGTATTACCCCGTGGCACTCGCATTCGAGTTGGTACGACTGGTTCATTAGAACAAATTTTACGCGGACCAGCACAACTTGATGATGGTACTCATAACTTCTTGGGAGCTTTGAAAACCAGTATGGGTACACTGGGAGCTAAGGATCTTAAAGAAATGCAGCAGGTAGAAGTTGTGATTGCTCCTTCTTTGCTAACTGAAGGTAAGGTTTATCAAAAAGCACAGCAATTAGGCATGGGTAAGTAA
- a CDS encoding DUF433 domain-containing protein: MALAIVLEPAPIETDAHGVVRVAKTRVTLDTVVTAFLEGCTSEEIGEQYPLVRNAEVDGANRPIPRVLLPTQNQPSRR; this comes from the coding sequence ATGGCTCTAGCAATTGTCCTTGAACCCGCACCTATAGAGACCGATGCTCACGGTGTTGTACGAGTTGCTAAAACTCGCGTTACCCTGGACACTGTCGTGACTGCTTTCCTAGAAGGATGCACATCAGAGGAAATAGGAGAGCAGTATCCGTTGGTACGCAACGCCGAAGTTGATGGGGCAAATCGACCAATTCCGCGTGTATTACTGCCCACTCAAAACCAACCGTCGCGTCGATGA
- a CDS encoding LOG family protein: MTSSSHFPSLDSLQSDLADLIEKLPDLKHRQLIQYALATIINLANSDIDRLDWKILSASLADMERGFKIFYPYRHVRKVTIFGSARTAPETPEYRMAAEFARCVAQLGFMVMTGGGGGIMQAGNEGAGQENSFGLNIQLPFEQEANPVIEGDPKLIHFKYFFTRKLFLLRESDAIALFPGGFGTQDEAFECMTLSQTGKFGPVPVVLIDRPGGDYWRAWSEYIDQHLRQQGLISPEDDSLYTITDNLEVACDAITRFYRVYHSSRYVGDKLVIRLKTDIADADVELLNDNFNDILVKGKIEKSQALPQEAQDETVDLPRLVLYFNQRDLGRLYQMIATINQMGTPSPVEAHPERK; the protein is encoded by the coding sequence ATGACCTCATCTTCTCATTTTCCATCATTAGATTCTCTCCAATCAGACCTAGCTGATTTAATTGAAAAACTGCCAGATTTAAAACATCGGCAACTTATTCAGTATGCCCTAGCAACCATAATCAATCTAGCAAACAGCGACATTGATCGCCTAGATTGGAAGATCTTGTCAGCATCACTCGCTGATATGGAACGAGGCTTTAAGATATTTTATCCGTATCGGCACGTGCGCAAAGTGACTATTTTTGGCTCAGCACGCACAGCCCCAGAAACTCCAGAGTACCGCATGGCGGCTGAATTTGCGCGATGTGTGGCTCAGCTTGGCTTTATGGTGATGACTGGAGGCGGTGGAGGAATTATGCAAGCGGGTAATGAAGGTGCTGGACAGGAAAACTCATTTGGGTTAAACATTCAGTTGCCATTTGAGCAAGAGGCAAATCCCGTCATTGAAGGCGATCCGAAACTTATTCATTTCAAATATTTTTTCACGCGCAAACTGTTTCTGCTGCGAGAAAGTGATGCGATCGCTTTGTTCCCTGGTGGTTTTGGTACGCAAGATGAAGCTTTTGAGTGCATGACACTCAGTCAAACGGGCAAGTTTGGTCCTGTACCAGTTGTTCTCATAGATCGTCCTGGAGGAGATTACTGGCGGGCTTGGAGTGAATATATCGATCAGCATCTACGGCAACAAGGATTAATCAGTCCAGAAGACGATAGCCTTTATACAATCACAGATAACCTCGAAGTAGCCTGCGATGCGATTACTCGTTTTTACCGAGTTTATCACTCTAGCCGCTACGTAGGTGACAAACTTGTCATTCGGCTGAAAACAGACATTGCTGATGCAGATGTTGAGCTATTGAATGATAACTTTAACGATATCCTCGTTAAGGGGAAAATTGAAAAAAGCCAGGCTTTGCCTCAAGAAGCTCAAGATGAAACGGTTGATTTACCGCGCCTTGTGTTGTATTTCAATCAACGGGATTTAGGACGTCTGTATCAAATGATTGCAACTATCAACCAGATGGGTACTCCTTCACCCGTAGAAGCGCATCCAGAGCGGAAATGA
- a CDS encoding DUF3038 domain-containing protein, with the protein MHSSAQLPTPTSRWEELTKIQPNPAQLDNIKAQLDLVLLALEALAGIGSEAMLQAAAQLNLESKIPDRVALWRLRQSNPLRKGEGGRKKLDVEEARSLVLISCYLAKQHQEVIRRAVALLEQVTYNNEPPHKAALLGDYIDAFSNTYQERMEEDENVSTDVLTQLALKLLIDLLFYSSAGGHRRLWLALLDRSK; encoded by the coding sequence ATGCACTCTAGCGCACAGTTGCCAACTCCAACTTCAAGATGGGAAGAGCTTACTAAGATCCAGCCCAACCCAGCCCAATTAGACAACATCAAAGCTCAACTGGACTTGGTATTATTGGCGCTTGAAGCTTTGGCAGGGATTGGTTCAGAAGCAATGCTCCAAGCTGCAGCCCAACTTAATCTAGAGTCCAAAATCCCAGACCGCGTGGCATTATGGCGACTGCGCCAATCAAACCCACTACGTAAAGGTGAAGGAGGACGGAAAAAGCTCGATGTTGAAGAAGCGCGATCGCTTGTTTTGATTAGCTGCTACCTCGCAAAACAACACCAAGAGGTCATTCGCCGCGCTGTTGCTTTGCTTGAACAAGTCACATACAACAACGAACCTCCTCACAAAGCCGCTCTTTTAGGAGATTACATTGATGCTTTCAGTAATACCTACCAAGAACGCATGGAGGAAGATGAAAACGTTTCCACCGATGTCTTAACTCAATTGGCTCTTAAACTCTTAATTGATTTGTTATTCTATAGTTCTGCTGGTGGTCATCGCCGCCTCTGGTTAGCACTTCTAGACCGCTCAAAATAA
- a CDS encoding PP2C family protein-serine/threonine phosphatase yields the protein MSLILVIDDDPTVQIVLSRALENQGHQVVITNNGEEGVTLARQLYPGLVICDWMIQQSRELDICRQIKAEPSLSLVFFIFLTNLGSVADCVQALNAGADDFITKPIDQNELTARVRAGLRLHQMSRDLQKQKQLLEAELGEAADYVRSLLPPQLQEPLTINSRFIPSRRLGGDCFDYYWLDPDYLAVYLLDTAGHGLGATLPSISVLNMLRSRALDGINYYQPTDVLRALNNTFQMTTQNSKYFTIWYGVYNRVNRQLIYANAGHPPAVLFSETPTLQVTKLDTPSIPIGMFPDTNYKDKFFQIPESSTLYIFSDGVYELHLADGSIWQLDYFIDLLRAAHAAGSCNLDNILRQLSQINSQDSFDDDLSILQIRFDN from the coding sequence ATGTCTCTAATCTTAGTAATCGATGATGACCCTACAGTGCAGATCGTGCTCTCAAGGGCACTTGAAAATCAAGGTCATCAAGTTGTTATCACTAATAATGGTGAAGAGGGAGTGACGTTGGCACGCCAGTTGTATCCTGGGTTAGTTATTTGCGATTGGATGATTCAACAAAGCCGTGAGCTAGATATTTGTCGCCAAATCAAAGCTGAACCGAGTTTATCGCTAGTATTTTTTATTTTTCTGACAAATTTAGGTTCTGTGGCTGATTGCGTTCAAGCGCTTAATGCTGGTGCAGATGATTTTATCACTAAGCCAATTGACCAAAATGAACTTACCGCGCGGGTACGTGCCGGATTGCGCTTGCATCAAATGAGTCGGGATTTACAAAAACAAAAGCAATTACTAGAAGCAGAATTAGGTGAAGCCGCAGATTATGTGCGATCGCTTCTTCCCCCACAACTCCAAGAACCACTGACTATTAATTCTCGATTTATTCCTTCACGAAGACTTGGTGGAGATTGCTTCGATTACTACTGGCTAGATCCTGACTATTTAGCTGTTTACCTACTTGACACTGCTGGACACGGACTTGGAGCTACACTTCCCTCCATTTCAGTACTTAATATGTTACGTTCTCGCGCTCTCGATGGCATTAATTATTATCAACCAACTGATGTATTGAGAGCCTTAAACAATACTTTTCAAATGACTACTCAAAATTCCAAGTACTTTACGATTTGGTATGGAGTTTACAATCGAGTAAATCGCCAACTCATTTATGCTAACGCTGGACATCCACCTGCTGTCTTGTTCTCAGAAACACCTACGCTACAAGTGACAAAACTCGATACTCCAAGTATTCCCATTGGTATGTTTCCTGATACCAATTACAAAGATAAGTTTTTTCAGATCCCTGAATCGAGTACGCTTTATATTTTTAGCGATGGAGTATATGAACTGCATTTAGCTGACGGCTCGATTTGGCAGCTTGATTATTTTATTGATTTACTCAGAGCTGCTCATGCCGCAGGTAGTTGTAATTTAGACAACATTCTACGTCAATTAAGCCAAATAAATTCTCAAGATAGCTTTGATGATGATTTATCAATTCTTCAAATTAGATTTGATAACTAA
- a CDS encoding sodium:calcium antiporter, which yields MIVLWILAIIAGVAAIVWGAETFAKHLGEAAMRLQVSSFALALLLAGAEPEELATTIAATLRGAPAIAFGDVIGSNIAICLVALGVGAIVAPLPFGKRVMRYALFGLPIGVGEVGFIWDGQVERLEGAVLVALYVLYIAIIWILERQPPALGETGVLEEAAEELAHEEPGKQKGLVGRELLFVVAGLAAIVIGSVMLVEAVRQITHVEETQTTLALSVVGFATSFELVILCWSAARQGATLLDSLQLG from the coding sequence GTGATTGTCTTGTGGATATTAGCAATCATTGCTGGAGTGGCTGCCATCGTTTGGGGAGCCGAAACCTTTGCCAAGCATTTAGGAGAAGCAGCGATGCGGTTACAGGTGAGTAGCTTTGCATTGGCATTGCTCTTAGCAGGAGCAGAACCAGAAGAACTAGCAACCACGATCGCTGCTACCTTAAGAGGCGCTCCAGCGATCGCTTTTGGTGATGTAATTGGGTCAAACATTGCCATCTGTTTGGTGGCATTAGGAGTAGGTGCGATTGTTGCTCCTCTTCCTTTTGGGAAAAGGGTGATGCGCTATGCCTTGTTTGGTCTACCGATTGGGGTAGGGGAAGTTGGCTTTATTTGGGATGGACAGGTGGAGCGGTTAGAGGGTGCGGTGTTAGTGGCACTCTATGTCCTGTATATTGCTATCATCTGGATTTTAGAGCGACAACCACCCGCACTGGGTGAAACAGGAGTCTTGGAAGAAGCAGCCGAGGAATTGGCGCATGAGGAACCAGGAAAACAGAAAGGTCTTGTTGGGCGAGAACTGCTGTTTGTTGTGGCGGGACTGGCTGCAATAGTAATCGGCTCAGTCATGTTAGTAGAAGCTGTGCGCCAAATTACCCATGTTGAGGAAACTCAAACGACACTAGCGCTGAGTGTTGTCGGCTTTGCCACCTCATTTGAATTGGTGATTTTGTGTTGGTCAGCCGCTCGTCAAGGAGCCACTCTCTTAGATTCGCTCCAGTTAGGTTAG
- the trxA gene encoding thioredoxin: MSVAAQVTDSTFKQEVLESEVPVLVDFWAPWCGPCRMVAPVVDEIAQQYDGQVKVVKLNTDENPNVASQYGIRSIPTLMIFKGGQRVDMVVGAVPKSTLSNTLEKYL; the protein is encoded by the coding sequence ATGTCAGTAGCCGCACAAGTTACAGACTCAACGTTTAAACAAGAAGTACTCGAAAGCGAAGTTCCTGTTCTAGTGGACTTCTGGGCACCTTGGTGTGGTCCGTGCCGGATGGTAGCTCCTGTTGTGGACGAAATTGCGCAGCAATATGATGGTCAGGTGAAAGTTGTAAAACTTAACACAGACGAAAACCCCAACGTTGCTAGTCAGTACGGTATTCGTAGTATTCCAACATTGATGATTTTCAAGGGCGGGCAACGAGTTGATATGGTCGTTGGTGCTGTTCCTAAGAGTACTTTATCTAATACCTTGGAGAAGTATTTGTAG
- a CDS encoding DUF1350 family protein — protein sequence MEWKEIAGNWVLVPRHPVGIIHFLGGAFVATAPQLTYRWLLEELGQEYAIVATPFVNTLDHVAIAKTVLTNFENAIAELHDRALLRRRYLPTYGVGHSMGCKLHLLIGSSFDVERAGNIFMSFNNYAARDAIPLVQQFNPTFAVEFTPSPLETTNLVRDRYCVRRNLLIRFTNDTIDQSTALNQLLQQRFPDMVTLQTLPGSHTTPLGQDVKWQTGTNFTPFDAMGQWFKQEIYRDLNQLKRTIVLWLNPFSHVSNLSNR from the coding sequence ATGGAATGGAAGGAAATCGCTGGTAACTGGGTTTTAGTTCCCCGTCATCCTGTGGGAATCATACATTTTTTGGGAGGAGCTTTTGTTGCGACAGCACCGCAGTTAACCTATCGTTGGTTGTTGGAAGAACTAGGACAAGAATATGCTATCGTTGCAACTCCGTTTGTCAATACTTTAGATCACGTCGCGATCGCCAAAACTGTTTTGACGAACTTTGAGAATGCGATCGCCGAACTACACGATCGCGCCCTGCTACGTCGGCGTTATCTTCCAACTTATGGTGTAGGGCACAGCATGGGGTGTAAGCTACATTTACTCATTGGTAGTTCGTTTGATGTAGAACGTGCCGGAAACATTTTTATGTCTTTTAATAACTATGCTGCACGCGATGCAATTCCCTTAGTACAACAATTCAATCCTACCTTTGCTGTAGAATTCACGCCTTCTCCTCTAGAAACGACTAACTTAGTCCGCGATCGCTATTGTGTTCGTCGCAATTTGCTGATTCGGTTTACTAATGACACAATTGACCAATCAACTGCTTTAAACCAACTGTTACAACAGCGCTTTCCTGATATGGTCACTTTACAGACACTTCCAGGCAGCCATACAACGCCCTTAGGTCAAGATGTGAAGTGGCAAACCGGAACAAATTTTACACCGTTTGATGCGATGGGACAGTGGTTTAAGCAGGAAATCTATCGCGATTTAAATCAACTAAAACGCACTATTGTGTTGTGGCTCAATCCTTTTTCCCATGTCTCTAATCTTAGTAATCGATGA
- a CDS encoding endonuclease MutS2, with protein MIQSETLELLEWSRLCQHLSTFAATKLGATAARNLQIPQFQKQSEELLAQTQEAYQLETSLSGGLSFEGVQDIGDALERVQHQGVLTGEELLAIATTLAGTRQLRRAIDNQPDVPVLRALVADIRTYPEIEQEIHRCIDERGQVSDRASTKLSDIRNSLRQIRSQITQKLQNILQRQANAVQELLITKRGDRFVIPVKAPQKDAIPGIVHDTSTSGATLYIEPNSVIPLGNQLRQLTVKEQAEETAIRRALSEQIAAVTSDLEHLLSVATIIDLACARARYSYWLKANPPRFIERGEGETITLRQLHHPLLVWQFAHEQDTAVIPVDLVIKPQIRVVTITGPNTGGKTVTLKTLGLAALMAKVGLFVPAREPVEIPWFDQVLADIGDEQSLQQSLSTFSGHIRRISRIIDALSNNAQNLNSPSDPHPSSRTSSRFANTPHPSLVLLDEVGAGTDPVEGSALAIALLQYLADHAQLSIATTHFGELKALKYQDERFENASVEFDEETLSPTYRLLWGIPGRSNALTIARRLGLNAEVVEQAKTKLGGATEDVNQVIAGLEAQRRLQETKAGEAEKLLQQVQRLYTEVSQKAAQLQEREAQLRQQQEQSIQQALVQAKGEIAQVIRRLQQGSTTAQDAQQATNALAQIAKQHIIPPPPKPKPGFKPQVGDRVRIPRLGQTAEVLSAPDEDGDLSVRFGLMKMSVKLEDIESLDGQKAEAVTSKKQVKEAPRSSTKQDSPVAPPSSLTIRTSQNTIDLRGSRVADAEIILERAIAPAQGPLWIIHGHGTGKLRQGVHTFLQQHPRVSHFEPAAPEDGGTGVTVAYVE; from the coding sequence TTGATTCAATCAGAGACTCTAGAACTACTCGAATGGTCGCGCCTGTGTCAACACTTGTCCACCTTTGCGGCAACGAAATTAGGGGCAACAGCAGCGCGTAATTTGCAAATTCCTCAATTCCAAAAACAAAGTGAAGAACTTCTAGCCCAAACTCAAGAAGCATACCAGCTAGAAACTAGCCTGAGTGGAGGTTTATCTTTTGAAGGGGTTCAAGATATTGGTGATGCTTTAGAGCGCGTTCAACATCAAGGAGTTTTAACCGGAGAAGAACTATTAGCGATCGCCACAACTCTCGCAGGAACTCGACAACTCCGCCGTGCTATTGATAATCAACCAGATGTACCCGTTCTGAGAGCATTAGTAGCTGATATCCGCACTTATCCAGAAATTGAGCAAGAAATTCATCGTTGCATTGATGAACGCGGACAAGTCAGCGATCGCGCCAGTACAAAGCTTTCTGATATTCGTAATTCACTGCGGCAAATTCGCAGTCAAATTACGCAAAAACTCCAAAATATTTTGCAACGGCAAGCAAATGCAGTCCAAGAACTACTGATCACCAAACGCGGCGATCGCTTTGTGATTCCGGTAAAAGCACCGCAAAAAGACGCGATTCCAGGAATCGTGCATGATACTTCTACAAGTGGTGCGACACTCTACATTGAACCGAATTCTGTTATTCCTCTAGGAAATCAACTCCGGCAATTAACTGTAAAAGAGCAAGCCGAAGAAACAGCAATTCGTCGGGCTTTGTCCGAGCAAATCGCTGCAGTAACATCTGATTTGGAGCATTTACTAAGTGTTGCAACAATCATTGATCTTGCTTGCGCCCGTGCACGTTATAGCTATTGGTTAAAGGCAAATCCACCACGATTTATTGAACGTGGTGAAGGCGAGACAATTACTTTAAGACAACTACATCATCCATTACTCGTGTGGCAGTTTGCTCATGAGCAAGATACAGCAGTTATTCCCGTCGATTTAGTCATTAAGCCACAAATTCGGGTAGTCACAATTACAGGACCCAATACTGGGGGCAAAACTGTCACATTGAAAACCCTCGGCTTAGCAGCTTTAATGGCAAAAGTAGGACTATTTGTGCCTGCACGCGAACCTGTAGAAATTCCTTGGTTTGACCAAGTATTAGCCGATATTGGCGATGAACAATCACTTCAACAGAGTTTATCCACTTTTTCCGGTCATATCCGCCGCATTAGTCGAATTATCGATGCATTATCAAATAATGCTCAGAATCTAAACTCACCATCAGATCCTCACCCCTCATCCCGGACTTCGTCCCGCTTCGCTAACACTCCTCACCCTTCTCTAGTTTTACTCGACGAAGTCGGTGCAGGAACTGATCCGGTAGAAGGTAGTGCCTTAGCGATAGCGCTTTTGCAATACTTAGCAGATCATGCCCAACTAAGTATCGCTACGACACACTTTGGCGAACTGAAAGCGTTGAAATACCAAGATGAACGGTTTGAAAATGCTTCAGTCGAGTTTGATGAGGAAACGCTCTCACCAACTTATCGCTTGTTGTGGGGAATTCCTGGACGATCTAATGCTTTAACAATTGCCCGCCGCTTGGGATTAAATGCAGAAGTGGTTGAGCAAGCCAAAACTAAACTAGGCGGTGCAACTGAAGACGTAAACCAAGTAATTGCGGGGTTAGAAGCACAACGGCGACTTCAAGAAACCAAAGCAGGCGAGGCAGAAAAGTTACTGCAACAAGTACAACGACTATATACCGAGGTATCGCAAAAAGCCGCACAATTACAAGAGCGTGAAGCTCAACTGCGACAGCAACAAGAGCAATCAATTCAACAAGCACTTGTACAAGCTAAGGGGGAAATTGCGCAAGTTATTCGTCGTCTTCAGCAAGGTTCGACAACAGCCCAAGATGCTCAACAAGCAACAAATGCGCTTGCTCAAATTGCCAAGCAGCACATTATTCCACCGCCACCCAAGCCTAAACCAGGATTTAAACCACAAGTAGGCGATCGCGTCCGCATACCGCGTCTAGGTCAAACAGCTGAAGTCTTAAGCGCACCTGACGAAGACGGCGACTTAAGTGTTCGCTTCGGGTTAATGAAAATGAGTGTCAAGCTCGAAGATATTGAATCCCTAGATGGACAAAAAGCTGAAGCAGTGACAAGCAAGAAGCAGGTTAAAGAAGCACCGCGCAGCAGTACTAAGCAAGACTCACCTGTTGCACCACCATCCTCACTTACAATTCGCACATCACAAAATACAATTGATTTGCGAGGTAGCCGAGTTGCAGATGCAGAAATTATCTTAGAACGAGCGATCGCGCCAGCTCAAGGACCACTTTGGATCATTCACGGACACGGAACTGGCAAACTCAGACAAGGAGTTCACACGTTTTTGCAGCAGCATCCCCGCGTTAGTCATTTTGAGCCAGCAGCCCCAGAAGATGGAGGTACAGGCGTTACAGTTGCTTACGTTGAATAG
- a CDS encoding DNA-processing protein DprA, whose product MRLFDCTTPASVHSNDSCVSPVKACAAFKTAPTLAAIGNLNLLQKPAIALFCSIKCPGDLILKTYDLAQALRDTEIPVISGFHTPIEQDCLKILLRGTQPIIHCPARSLHKIRLSPEQKQAIGENRLLLISPFNASYLRVTAELAEKRNEMIGAIAHTIFIAYAAPNSKTLAFAQRLIAAGKSVVTFDSFSNPLLQEEGIAGLGMDAIMRRCLDAQTSQLRKASSINNDESSVYQCL is encoded by the coding sequence CTGAGATTATTTGATTGCACAACTCCAGCATCCGTCCATTCAAATGACTCTTGCGTAAGTCCTGTTAAAGCCTGTGCTGCCTTCAAAACTGCACCAACCCTGGCTGCGATCGGCAATCTCAACCTGCTTCAAAAACCTGCAATTGCCCTCTTCTGCTCCATCAAATGCCCCGGCGACCTCATCCTCAAAACCTACGACCTCGCTCAAGCCCTGCGAGATACAGAAATTCCTGTCATCAGCGGTTTTCACACCCCGATCGAGCAAGATTGCCTTAAAATTCTACTGCGTGGCACCCAACCCATCATCCACTGTCCTGCCCGCAGTCTCCACAAAATCCGCCTCTCACCAGAACAAAAGCAAGCAATAGGCGAAAATCGCTTACTCCTAATTTCGCCCTTTAACGCCAGCTATCTCCGCGTAACGGCGGAACTGGCGGAAAAACGCAATGAAATGATTGGGGCGATCGCTCACACCATCTTTATTGCCTACGCTGCCCCTAACAGCAAAACCCTAGCCTTTGCCCAACGCCTGATTGCAGCTGGAAAATCTGTAGTTACCTTTGATAGCTTTAGCAACCCATTGTTACAAGAGGAGGGCATCGCTGGTTTGGGTATGGATGCGATCATGCGACGTTGCTTAGATGCTCAAACATCGCAACTGAGGAAGGCTTCAAGCATTAATAATGATGAAAGTAGCGTTTATCAATGCTTATAG